A single genomic interval of Halobacillus halophilus DSM 2266 harbors:
- a CDS encoding TetR/AcrR family transcriptional regulator produces MRDLKEDIIQTSLELFDRYGFHGVSVNQIVELSRTSKGGFYHHFSSKDELLFVIHDTFITYVLKEAQSANVIHSSPVKKIQAIIHAFVQVFDLYKPHISVFYQESNYLKPEYERQIKQKRDEFKKMVFQVIEEGQESGHFRKELPVSITGMAILGMVNWIYKWYKRDGPHSIHEISDVFTDLILHFLLPGGKEETDYLNQLLHVPFFYENK; encoded by the coding sequence ATGAGAGATTTAAAAGAAGACATAATTCAAACCTCGCTTGAATTATTTGATCGCTATGGTTTTCACGGTGTGAGCGTCAATCAAATTGTAGAATTATCTCGTACGTCTAAAGGCGGTTTTTACCATCACTTCAGCTCTAAAGACGAACTCCTTTTCGTCATTCACGATACCTTTATTACATATGTATTGAAAGAAGCTCAATCGGCCAATGTCATTCACTCATCTCCTGTCAAGAAGATTCAAGCTATCATTCATGCGTTTGTTCAAGTTTTTGATCTATATAAACCTCATATATCTGTCTTCTATCAGGAGAGCAATTATCTTAAACCTGAATACGAACGACAGATTAAGCAAAAACGTGATGAATTTAAAAAGATGGTTTTTCAAGTCATCGAAGAAGGACAGGAGTCAGGACATTTTCGCAAAGAACTGCCAGTGTCTATTACAGGTATGGCGATACTGGGTATGGTGAATTGGATTTATAAGTGGTATAAACGGGATGGTCCACATTCGATCCATGAGATTTCAGATGTTTTCACGGATCTGATTTTACACTTTTTACTGCCTGGGGGGAAAGAAGAGACGGATTACTTGAACCAGCTGCTCCACGTTCCTTTTTTTTACGAAAATAAGTAA
- a CDS encoding acyl-CoA dehydrogenase has product MNFELTKEQEMTRKMVRDFAEEVIHPRAVDIDTKAEFPEDIFKEMGKLGLLGIPFPEEYGGSGGDTVTYALAVEEIGRVCGSTGLSYAAAVSLGASPIYYFGTEEQKQEFLTPLAKGEALASFGLTEPNAGSDAGGTKTRAELKGDHYVINGEKCWITNAEYARSITVTAVSGKRDDGKNIISAFIIPKDTPGMKISSPYEKMGVRGSNTSEIILEDVKVPKENLLGDPEKGFKQFLYTLDGGRISIAALAVGIAQASLDRALAYAKERKQFGQSISSFQAIQFKLADMAMEVELARNMVLKSAWLKDQGKNFTKESAYAKLFASETAFRSSNQAIQIHGGYGYMREYEVERYLRDAKLLEIGEGTSEIQRLVIARQLGC; this is encoded by the coding sequence ATGAATTTTGAATTGACGAAAGAACAGGAAATGACTAGGAAAATGGTTCGTGATTTTGCTGAGGAGGTTATTCATCCGCGTGCGGTAGACATTGATACAAAAGCGGAATTTCCAGAAGATATTTTTAAGGAGATGGGCAAGCTCGGGCTTCTTGGTATCCCATTTCCAGAAGAATATGGGGGATCCGGCGGGGACACGGTTACGTATGCCCTGGCTGTAGAAGAAATCGGCCGTGTCTGCGGTTCTACAGGCCTTAGCTACGCAGCGGCAGTTTCTCTAGGGGCCAGCCCCATCTATTATTTTGGTACAGAAGAACAAAAACAGGAATTCTTAACTCCACTGGCGAAGGGAGAGGCACTCGCTTCTTTTGGACTAACCGAACCGAATGCTGGTTCTGATGCAGGGGGGACGAAAACACGAGCTGAACTTAAAGGAGATCATTACGTCATCAACGGTGAAAAGTGCTGGATTACGAATGCGGAATATGCTCGGTCTATTACCGTTACGGCGGTTTCAGGGAAACGGGACGATGGTAAAAACATTATTTCGGCTTTTATCATCCCTAAAGATACTCCAGGCATGAAGATCAGCAGTCCTTATGAAAAGATGGGCGTCCGGGGGTCCAACACTTCAGAAATCATCCTGGAAGATGTGAAAGTACCCAAGGAAAACCTGCTGGGAGATCCTGAAAAAGGGTTTAAACAGTTCCTTTACACGCTTGATGGAGGGAGAATTTCCATTGCTGCGCTTGCGGTCGGTATCGCGCAGGCTTCCCTGGATCGTGCTCTTGCTTATGCAAAAGAAAGAAAGCAATTTGGTCAGTCGATTTCCAGTTTTCAAGCCATTCAGTTTAAATTAGCGGATATGGCCATGGAAGTGGAACTGGCACGTAATATGGTACTAAAATCCGCCTGGTTAAAAGATCAAGGGAAAAACTTCACGAAGGAATCAGCGTATGCTAAGCTGTTCGCTTCTGAAACCGCTTTCCGATCATCTAATCAAGCCATCCAAATACACGGAGGCTACGGTTATATGAGGGAATATGAAGTAGAGCGTTATCTGCGTGATGCTAAACTGCTTGAAATTGGAGAGGGAACGTCTGAGATTCAACGTTTGGTTATCGCTCGTCAGTTAGGCTGCTAA
- a CDS encoding AMP-binding protein → MSLLETTVGELLEEQARQFPDQEAFVYPEKKLRKTYKEFNDMADETAKGLMALGVEKGEHVAIWSDNKPEWLLSQFATGKMGGVLVTVNTNYRAQELEYLLKQSDATTLILAEDFRGTSYIDILKEICPELSSSLKGDLQSERLPHLKNIITLSDKEHPGCYTWNDLIDMGRSTSDEKLEERKRSLSYQDVINMQYTSGTTGFPKGVMLSHYNIVNNGNQVADCMRLTNEDRLCIPVPFFHCFGCVLGTLAAVSKGATMVILEQFEPLQVLKAVKEEACTALHGVPTMFIAELNHSEFENWKPTTLRTGIMAGSTCPMEVMKSVIEDMGAQEITIAYGQTESSPVITQTKADDPIELRVSSVGKAHPNVEVKIIDPAIGDEAEAGIPGELCTRGYLVMEGYYKNQEATETAIDPEGWLHTGDIAVMDEDGYIEITGRMKDMIIRGGENVYPREIEEFLYQHPDVLDVQVVGVPDQKYGEEIMAWIIPKEGKSIEENDIRDFCEGQISKHKIPRYIMFTDEYPMTASGKIQKFKLREDALDMMDLKS, encoded by the coding sequence ATGTCCCTTTTGGAAACAACTGTAGGAGAACTTTTAGAGGAACAGGCTCGTCAATTTCCTGATCAGGAAGCTTTTGTTTACCCGGAGAAGAAGCTGCGAAAAACCTATAAGGAATTTAACGACATGGCTGATGAAACAGCTAAAGGCCTCATGGCATTAGGGGTAGAAAAAGGGGAACACGTAGCTATATGGTCTGATAATAAGCCGGAGTGGCTTCTTTCCCAGTTTGCCACAGGAAAAATGGGCGGGGTTCTTGTTACGGTAAATACAAATTACAGAGCACAGGAACTCGAGTACCTTTTAAAACAATCAGATGCGACCACTTTAATACTAGCAGAAGATTTTAGAGGCACCTCGTATATTGATATTTTGAAAGAGATCTGCCCCGAGCTTTCCTCCTCATTAAAAGGAGATCTTCAAAGCGAGCGGCTCCCTCATTTAAAAAACATCATTACCTTAAGTGATAAGGAACATCCAGGGTGCTACACGTGGAATGACTTAATCGATATGGGCCGATCAACAAGTGATGAAAAACTTGAAGAACGTAAACGCTCTCTATCCTATCAAGATGTGATCAATATGCAGTACACGTCAGGAACTACAGGCTTTCCTAAAGGTGTGATGCTGAGCCATTATAATATCGTCAACAATGGTAATCAGGTAGCGGATTGCATGCGGCTTACCAATGAAGATCGTTTGTGCATTCCTGTTCCCTTTTTTCATTGCTTCGGCTGTGTATTAGGAACGCTTGCTGCGGTATCTAAAGGAGCCACTATGGTTATTCTTGAGCAATTCGAACCTTTACAGGTTTTAAAGGCAGTAAAAGAAGAAGCTTGTACAGCGCTTCATGGAGTACCTACGATGTTTATTGCCGAACTCAATCACTCTGAGTTTGAAAACTGGAAACCCACCACTCTTCGTACAGGTATTATGGCAGGATCCACCTGTCCAATGGAAGTCATGAAAAGTGTCATCGAGGATATGGGGGCACAGGAAATTACCATTGCCTATGGTCAAACGGAATCCTCTCCTGTGATTACCCAGACAAAGGCGGATGATCCGATTGAACTTCGTGTTTCCAGTGTCGGAAAGGCACATCCAAACGTAGAAGTAAAAATCATTGACCCGGCTATTGGAGATGAAGCAGAAGCGGGAATACCTGGAGAACTCTGCACACGGGGTTATCTCGTTATGGAAGGTTATTACAAGAACCAGGAAGCTACAGAAACAGCCATTGATCCAGAAGGATGGCTTCATACGGGTGATATCGCCGTGATGGATGAGGATGGCTATATTGAAATTACCGGGCGCATGAAAGATATGATCATTCGTGGCGGAGAAAATGTCTATCCACGCGAAATTGAAGAGTTTTTATATCAGCATCCCGATGTGCTGGATGTCCAAGTGGTCGGTGTGCCCGACCAGAAATACGGAGAAGAGATCATGGCCTGGATCATTCCTAAAGAAGGAAAGTCAATTGAAGAAAACGATATAAGGGATTTCTGTGAAGGACAAATTTCCAAGCATAAAATTCCAAGGTACATCATGTTTACCGATGAGTACCCGATGACAGCGAGCGGGAAAATTCAAAAGTTTAAACTGCGGGAAGATGCGCTGGACATGATGGATTTGAAATCGTAA
- a CDS encoding acetyl-CoA carboxylase biotin carboxylase subunit translates to MFTKILIANRGEIAARVIRTCKQMNISTVAVYSEADQEAPYVKEADESYLIGKPRVNESYLNIDKILKVAKESGSEAIHPGYGLLSESAEFAEKVTQAGLVFIGPRPEVIAKMGDKIAARHEMSQADVPIVPGTDEAVASAEAALSIAQSFGYPVMLKAAAGGGGIGMQAVYSDEELGKAFEGNSKRAETFFGDGKMFIEKLIENPRHIEMQVLADHHGNAVHLFERECSIQRRHQKVVEEAPSPVLSEETRRQMGESALKAVERLGYSNAGTIEFLVDEQENYYFLEMNTRLQVEHPVTEEITGVDLVEQQLRVASDEVLSLKQEDLSIQGHAIEVRIYAEDPNTFYPSPGQLTKLELPEGENIRHELAVNGSSKVTPFYDPMIAKLVVHGETREQAIDLMAQALHKYEIEGIKSNLTMLKRIITHDQFKKGNTKTTFIQDYYLPTLTNQ, encoded by the coding sequence GTGTTTACAAAAATACTCATTGCCAATCGAGGAGAAATAGCAGCTCGTGTCATACGTACGTGCAAACAGATGAATATTAGTACCGTAGCCGTCTATTCTGAGGCAGACCAGGAGGCCCCCTATGTAAAAGAAGCGGACGAAAGTTACTTAATAGGTAAACCAAGGGTCAACGAATCTTATTTGAACATCGATAAGATTTTGAAAGTTGCCAAGGAATCCGGCTCAGAGGCCATTCATCCAGGCTACGGGCTTCTTAGTGAAAGTGCTGAGTTTGCTGAAAAAGTAACCCAGGCCGGGCTTGTATTTATAGGACCAAGACCAGAAGTCATTGCTAAGATGGGGGACAAAATTGCGGCTCGTCATGAGATGAGCCAGGCTGATGTGCCGATTGTACCCGGGACGGATGAAGCGGTAGCATCAGCAGAGGCTGCCTTATCCATCGCTCAATCATTTGGTTATCCCGTTATGCTAAAAGCGGCAGCAGGTGGAGGCGGCATAGGAATGCAGGCGGTCTACTCTGATGAAGAGCTTGGAAAAGCCTTTGAAGGGAATTCCAAGCGGGCTGAGACGTTTTTCGGAGACGGGAAAATGTTTATTGAAAAATTAATCGAAAATCCAAGGCACATCGAAATGCAAGTACTTGCTGACCATCATGGTAATGCTGTGCATCTATTTGAAAGAGAATGTTCGATTCAAAGGCGACACCAAAAAGTGGTGGAAGAAGCTCCTTCCCCAGTACTTTCTGAGGAAACACGACGTCAAATGGGAGAAAGTGCTTTAAAAGCTGTAGAAAGACTAGGTTACTCCAATGCAGGAACCATTGAATTTTTAGTGGATGAACAAGAAAACTATTATTTTCTTGAGATGAATACACGTCTCCAGGTGGAGCACCCGGTAACAGAAGAAATTACAGGGGTAGATTTGGTCGAGCAGCAGTTAAGAGTCGCTTCAGATGAGGTTCTTTCTCTTAAACAGGAAGACCTTTCGATTCAAGGTCACGCGATTGAAGTTCGTATTTATGCAGAAGATCCGAATACCTTTTATCCTTCTCCGGGACAGCTGACAAAACTGGAATTGCCAGAAGGTGAAAACATCCGCCATGAATTAGCTGTAAATGGAAGTTCGAAGGTAACCCCTTTCTACGACCCTATGATTGCGAAACTCGTAGTACATGGCGAGACGAGAGAGCAGGCGATTGATCTGATGGCACAGGCTCTCCATAAATATGAAATTGAAGGAATTAAATCCAACTTAACCATGTTAAAACGGATTATTACGCACGATCAATTTAAAAAAGGAAATACAAAAACAACCTTTATCCAGGATTATTACTTACCTACGTTAACCAACCAATAA
- a CDS encoding acetyl-CoA carboxylase biotin carboxyl carrier protein subunit: MNEVKASMAGSVWKLVVQQGEEVSEGQDIAILESMKMEIPIPSEASGSVKELKVSEGDFVNEGDVIAIIE, encoded by the coding sequence ATGAATGAAGTAAAAGCATCAATGGCAGGAAGTGTATGGAAATTAGTCGTACAGCAGGGCGAAGAAGTCAGTGAAGGGCAGGACATTGCTATCTTAGAATCTATGAAAATGGAAATCCCCATCCCTTCAGAAGCCTCTGGAAGTGTAAAAGAATTAAAAGTCAGTGAAGGTGATTTTGTAAATGAAGGCGACGTTATTGCCATTATAGAATAA